From the Leptotrichia sp. oral taxon 215 str. W9775 genome, the window ATAGATCAAAGCGACCTCAAAGACTTAAAAAAAGAACTAAACAAACTTGGAGTAAGTTTCTCAGTAATGAAAAACAAAGAAAGCCAAAATTATGAAATATTCTTCCAAGCCAAAGACATAAAAGTAATGGAATATGCCTTTAAGCAAGTCATAGCCAAGGAAAATAAAAAAGAAAAAGAAAGTATCCTAAAACAAATAAAGAAATACAAAGACCTATTTAAGAACAAGGATAAGACAAAAGAAAAAGTCAAAAGAAAAGTAAAAGAAAAAGTAAAACCAAGTAAAAAAGATATGACCAGAGAAATCTAAGGGAGTAACGAAAAGTTACACCCTTAAATAACCATAATAACAAGACTTCTGAAAAGCAGAAGTCCAGAATTCCGAAAATCGGAAATCAAGAATTTCGATTATCGAAAATCAAGAAAGGAGCAGATATGGCAACAAACAAAAGATATTATTGGATAAAATTAAAAGAAGAATTTTTTACGGACAAAAGAATAAAAAGACTAAGGAGAATATCGGGAGGAGATACCTACACGATAATCTACCTTAAACTTCTACTACTAAGCCTAAAAGATGAGGGCAAACTCTATTATGACGGAGTAGAAAGTGATTTTATAAAAGAGTTAGCACTAACCATAGATGAAACAGACGATGATGTAATGGTCACAGTTAATTATTTAATCAATCAAGGCTTACTAGAAGTTGTAACAGAAAACGATGAATACTATTTAACTGAAATACCAAACTTAATCGGATCAGAAACAGCATGGGCAGAGAAAAAAAGAAGATACAGACAAAATAAACAGAGGACATTGTCCTTAATGAGTCCAACCCATGTCCGACAAGAGATAGCGATAGAGAAAGATATAGAGATAGATAAAGAGAGAGAGGGAGAGATAGAAAAAGATAAAAAGTCCACCCCCATCTTTTATGGACAATACAAAAATGTAAGGTTAAGCAAAGAAGAATATCATAAGTTAAAGGATAAGCTGCAAAGTCATACAGATACAATGATTGAAAAGCTATCAAGATGTATCAAAAGCTCTGGGAAATACTATAAGGACCATTATGTAACAATCCTTAATTGGTATGAAGAAGATAAAGACAAACTAAGACATCAAGGTGGAAATAAAAAAATGAACTATGATGTAGGAGAATCTTTATAGGTAAAAAGAGGTGGAAAGCCACTATTAAAGACTTTAAGTCTAAAAAGGTATAAAAGTATGCCAGAGGTAATAAAAATGTAAATATGACACTTAAAAGGCGATTAGAAAATTAAAAATCTAATCGCCTTTTTTTATTGCAACAAAATGGAGGAATTACATGGAATTAAAAAAGAAAAAACGAAGTAGAAAAATCAACTATGAAATAAAGCGAGTATATGTAGGGAAAAAGCCGATTGAAGAAGTATTTGAAGATATTATTGAGCATGTAGTCGAAAGAAACTTAGAAAAAGATAGAGAAAATAAACAAACGCAAGCGTAAGTATTGATTGACTAAACGGGAGTATTTTAGTATAATTAAATTATTGAGATAGTCCTGTTTAGGGAAAGGAGATTGAAATTGAGCAGGACTAAAAAATATGTAGCAGGACTTTATTGTAGACTATCAAAAGACGATGGAAACTCAGTTGAGAGTATGAGTATATGGTCACAAAAAGTAATGTTAAAACAATTTGCAGAAAGTAACAGTATCGCTATTTATGATTATTATGTAGATGATGGTTATTCGGGAACAAATTTTGAAAGACCATCATTTAAGAAGATGATTACTGATATTGAAAACGGAAAAATAAATTGTGTTATCACAAAAGACTTATCAAGGTTAGGAAGAAACTATCTTCAAAGTGGAGCATATATCGAAATGTATTTTCCACAAAAGAACATAAGATATATTGCAATAACAGATGGTATAGACACATTAAATAGCAATCAAAATGATATTATGCCATTTAAAAACATTCTCAATGAAATGTACGCAAAGGATACTTCCAAAAAAGTTAAAAGTGCAATTCAAAGTAGAATGAGAGAGGGAACATATATAGGCTCTAAAGCTCCATTTGGTTATCTAAAAGACCCTGATAATAAACGTAGATTAATCATTGATGAGAAAACTAAACCTATAATAGAACTCATTTATAAACTGTGTTTAGAGGGTAAGGGGACTCAACTTATTAGCCAGGAGTTGATGAAGAGAAAAATTCCAAGACCAAGTGCTTTTGTTGAAAATGCTGAAAAGCTTTATGGACTAACAGAAGAAAATAAATATCAATGGTCACATAGAATGGTGTTAAATGTTTTACGAGATCCAGTTTATTGTGGAAATATGGCAAGAAATAAAAGACCTACCTTATCATTTAAGAACTCAAAAAGAATGTATATTCCTAAAAGTGACTATATTTATGCTAAAGATACCCACGAAGGAATAGTTAGTGAGGAAATATGGGAACAAGTTCAAACAATGATTGATAAGAGAAAGTGTAACAATAAAAAGGGACTTTATTATGACAACATTTTTCAAGGACTTGTAAGATGTCCTAAATGTGGTTATGCATTGACACCAAAAACTGATTATAGGCTTAAAAAGAAAGAACTCATAGACTTTGTTCACTTTTCTTGCTCCACATATAAAAAATATGGAGTAAATGCTTGTTCATCTCACAGAATTGAAGCTAGAGATCTATATAATATTGTTCTTGAAGATATACAATATCATGGAAATATTGCACTATCTGCCAAAGAAGACTTTGTAGAAAAGATAATAGAAAAGATTGAAGTAGAAAAAATTGACGAGGGAAAAGAACTATCTAATAAGCTGGAGCTTAAAAAGAACCAGTTAGCAGAATTAGATAGAAGTTATGAACAGTTATATGAAGATAGGTTAGAGGGAAATATAACCGAAAGAAACTTCAATCTAATGAATGTGAGCATATCTAAAAAACAAGACAAGTTAATCGAGGAAATCAAGGTCTTAGAGGGCGATATAGAAGTATCTTTTGAAACTGAAGATAACTACAAGAAATTCATGAATAATATTAGCAAGTACGCTAAGATAAAATCGCTAAACAGATATATTTTAAATCAAATAATAGATAAGATATATGTCTATGACAAGGAAGAAATAGACGGTCAAATAAGCCAAAAGGTTGAAATTCACTACAAGTTTATAGGTAAATTAAATTGACCACTTCAGACTACTCACCAGACCTTGTAAGTGCAGGAACAGGAGAAATGAAAAAGCGTTATGGATTTATCTATGTGGACAGGGATAATGCCGGGAACGGAACTTTAAAAAGAAGTAAAAAGAAAAGTTTTGACTGGTATAAAAAAGTAATAGCAAGCAATGGGGAAGATTTGGAATAATTTATATCCTGATAATCTTTTAAAATCTATACGTTCTCTAATAAACTGAAAGGAATTAACAGATAATGGATAAAAATAATGGAAAACTGGATAAATTGCGTATATTTTCAGGGGCACAGTTAAAATACATTGCCTTTTTATCAATGCTTGTAGATCACATAAATAAAGCACTGATATACCCTTTTCTGAGTGGAGAAGGGATACTGCAGCATATAAGTGATGCATTTGATATTTTTGGAAGAATAGCATTTCCGCTTTTTGCCTTTTTCCTTGTGGAAGGTTTTT encodes:
- a CDS encoding recombinase family protein; this translates as MSRTKKYVAGLYCRLSKDDGNSVESMSIWSQKVMLKQFAESNSIAIYDYYVDDGYSGTNFERPSFKKMITDIENGKINCVITKDLSRLGRNYLQSGAYIEMYFPQKNIRYIAITDGIDTLNSNQNDIMPFKNILNEMYAKDTSKKVKSAIQSRMREGTYIGSKAPFGYLKDPDNKRRLIIDEKTKPIIELIYKLCLEGKGTQLISQELMKRKIPRPSAFVENAEKLYGLTEENKYQWSHRMVLNVLRDPVYCGNMARNKRPTLSFKNSKRMYIPKSDYIYAKDTHEGIVSEEIWEQVQTMIDKRKCNNKKGLYYDNIFQGLVRCPKCGYALTPKTDYRLKKKELIDFVHFSCSTYKKYGVNACSSHRIEARDLYNIVLEDIQYHGNIALSAKEDFVEKIIEKIEVEKIDEGKELSNKLELKKNQLAELDRSYEQLYEDRLEGNITERNFNLMNVSISKKQDKLIEEIKVLEGDIEVSFETEDNYKKFMNNISKYAKIKSLNRYILNQIIDKIYVYDKEEIDGQISQKVEIHYKFIGKLN
- a CDS encoding PcfB family protein, producing MINEEISKEAGQAAQTIISYTIKAAKESINLDKEIRKKINDTLEKANGNLKSLMGDEMKIKDLYKKGQLENITIDQSDLKDLKKELNKLGVSFSVMKNKESQNYEIFFQAKDIKVMEYAFKQVIAKENKKEKESILKQIKKYKDLFKNKDKTKEKVKRKVKEKVKPSKKDMTREI
- a CDS encoding TraX family protein, encoding MDKNNGKLDKLRIFSGAQLKYIAFLSMLVDHINKALIYPFLSGEGILQHISDAFDIFGRIAFPLFAFFLVEGFFKTGNRKKYLASLLIFGIIS
- a CDS encoding phage replisome organizer N-terminal domain-containing protein, with amino-acid sequence MATNKRYYWIKLKEEFFTDKRIKRLRRISGGDTYTIIYLKLLLLSLKDEGKLYYDGVESDFIKELALTIDETDDDVMVTVNYLINQGLLEVVTENDEYYLTEIPNLIGSETAWAEKKRRYRQNKQRTLSLMSPTHVRQEIAIEKDIEIDKEREGEIEKDKKSTPIFYGQYKNVRLSKEEYHKLKDKLQSHTDTMIEKLSRCIKSSGKYYKDHYVTILNWYEEDKDKLRHQGGNKKMNYDVGESL